The following are encoded together in the Daphnia magna isolate NIES linkage group LG8, ASM2063170v1.1, whole genome shotgun sequence genome:
- the LOC123466319 gene encoding uncharacterized protein LOC123466319 isoform X2: protein MYLPDIHICDTSLFSRSALESMGFNKTMGSYLALTLSPMLASRSLRKDMKRRQELEIIYNVLMENRTIHDVYERATLKCENIILGCTHDVTSYNSFQCCQKIFGNRTYVTDLATMCVSTAKQQPLEEIFASQIYGLTVYLKTNTHDRFEFDSTIVTSNVASRRGLLYAVSDPITAVNPIVSAAGHYMAPGKWAGVSISFTRTDNSELQTGILSPYSCVPSGTTSHSHLVPNYDVYSERNCIFASARVVLERKFNCTIFRFRKTHQHVNVTPCCDPDIMIGAYSLNLAQKIKRQSAGCPIDCIVNDYNLYSTPSQLYLGDQDEFFEGHKNGEHVVYSAIHFFYPSFSYTVIKNHPQRLVKWLSDVGSNMSLYLGASFVTLLEFIVLVLRCARFAFQN from the exons ATGTACTTGCCAGATATCCACATTTGCGACACGTCACTCTTCAGCCGCTCTGCACTCGAAT CTATGGGATTTAATAAAACCATGGGCAGCTATCTGGCGTTAACACTTTCACCGATGTTGGCTTCACGTTCACTGCGGAAAGACATGAAGAGACGTCAAGAATTAGAAATAATTTACAATGTATTGATGGAGAATAGGACTATCCACGATGTCTACGAAAGAGCAACCCTTAA ATGCGAAAATATCATCCTTGGCTGCACCCACGATGTTACTTCTTACAACAGCTTTCAgtgctgtcagaaaattttcGGCAATCGGACCTACGTCACTGACTTGGCTACGATGTGCGTTTCCACGGCAAAACAGCAACCTCTTGAAGAGATATTTGCGTCGCAGATTTATGGCCTGACTGTTTACCTCAAAACAAATACTCACGACCGATTCG AGTTTGATTCGACCATCGTTACGAGCAATGTTGCATCACGACGCGGCTTACTTTATGCCGTGTCCGATCCGATCACGGCCGTCAATCCCATCGTTTCAGCAGCTGGGCATTACATGGCACCAG GCAAATGGGCTGGTGTTTCCATCTCTTTCACAAGG ACAGACAATTCGGAATTGCAAACGGGCATCTTATCGCCATACTCTTGCGTGCCATCTGGAACGACTAGTCACTCGCACTTGGTACCCAACTATGACGTTTACAGCGAAAGAAATTGCATCTTCGCCTCGGCTCGAGTTGTCCTCGAAAGGAAATTTAATTGCACCATTTTCCGTTTTCGTAAAACTCACCAACACG TAAACGTTACTCCGTGCTGCGATCCTGATATTATGATAGGCGCCTATTCATTGAACCTTGCACAGAAAATCAAGAGACAGTCTGCCG GTTGTCCAATAGATTGCATTGTCAATGATTACAACTTGTATTCAACTCCGTCGCAACTTTATTTGGGCGATCAGGATGAGTTTTTCGAAGGACATAAAAACGGTGAACATGTTGTGTACAGCGCTATTCACTTCTTCTATCCGTCTTTCAGTTATACGGTGATCAAGAACCATCCACAACGTCTCGTCAAGTGGCTGA GTGACGTCGGCAGCAACATGAGCCTCTATCTCGGAGCTAGTTTTGTTACGCTTTTAGAATTCATCGTTCTTGTTTTGCGTTGCGCTCGGTTTGCGTTTCAGAAttag
- the LOC116928302 gene encoding uncharacterized protein LOC116928302 — MTSSISISEHQPPTVSLFLQQQHNTRRHIERPIRVWPFAMECLAETEAETDTAETTEEQPGNSESLTAAAATSRQPVANVKKDCYIKQAGTKSGQSTKQSLDGTKKIVEAETAGCAPFFGVKHYLNNFYGITDGDTDAKIVRIIEPEDEDDYFAILSAGAGHSKSEVECWHVHRRCFAWSFSVGSLIVLLGVTCLLLGFLLPRHSVLVSQMEDNDVKMWMSAHSSNSEPSISSFNILDRQAMEHNNVLDTLKMGGGIATCFGCFLLLLTLIFPPGSHPSKWAEEGETSQISQINQALKNCLLSVHSKNHPTFFYSGLVASTTNEKIPVFQQLQPVQPKD; from the exons ATGACGTCGTCTATCTCTATAAGCGAACATCAGCCTCCGACGGTTTCACTGTTTCTCCAGCAACAGCACAATACTCGACGCCATATTGAACGCCCCATTCGAGTTTGGCCGTTCGCGATGGAGTGTCTTGCAGAAACCGAGGCTGAGACTGATACAGCGGAAACAACGGAAGAGCAGCCCGGAAATTCAGAAAGCTTGACCGCAGCCGCCGCTACGTCTCGGCAACCGGTAGCGAACGTCAAAAAAGACTGTTACATAAAACAAGCGGGTACAAAAAGTGGCCAAAGTACCAAGCAGTCGCTGGACGGAACGAAGAAAATTGTGGAGGCGGAAACCGCGGGATGTGCTCCATTCTTCGGTGTGAAACACTACCTGAACAACTTCTACGGCATCACAGATGGCGATACCGACGCCAAAATTGTTCGCATAATCGAACCG GAGGACGAAGATGACTACTTTGCCATCCTGTCTGCCGGAGCTGGGCACAGCAAAAGTGAGGTCGAATGTTGGCACGTTCACCGTCGCTGCTTTGCGTGGTCATTCAGCGTTGGATCGTTGATTGTTCTGCTGGGTGTGACGTGTCTTCTGCTGGGTTTCCTGCTTCCCCGTCACTCAGTCCTCGTTAGTCAAATGGAGGACAATGATGTGAAGATGTGGATGTCAGCCCATTCAAGCAATAGCGAACCGTCTATTTCATCATTTAACATCCTCGACCGTCAGGCTATGGAGCATAACAACGTGCTGGACACGCTAAAAATGGGCGGCGGGATAGCTACGTGCTTCGGCTGCTTTTTGCTCCTCCTGACTCTCATTTTCCCACCCGGCAGCCATCCGTCAAAATGGGCAGAAGAAGGAGAGACGTCACAAATCAGTCAGATCAATCAAGCTCTTAAGAATTGTTTACTTTCAGTTCATTCCAAGAATCATCCGACTTTCTTCTATTCCGGACTGGTCGCCTCGACCACCAATGAAAAAATACCAGTTTTCCAGCAGCTTCAGCCCGTTCAACCCAAGGATTAA
- the LOC123466319 gene encoding uncharacterized protein LOC123466319 isoform X3, which yields MGFNKTMGSYLALTLSPMLASRSLRKDMKRRQELEIIYNVLMENRTIHDVYERATLKCENIILGCTHDVTSYNSFQCCQKIFGNRTYVTDLATMCVSTAKQQPLEEIFASQIYGLTVYLKTNTHDRFEFDSTIVTSNVASRRGLLYAVSDPITAVNPIVSAAGHYMAPGKWAGVSISFTRTDNSELQTGILSPYSCVPSGTTSHSHLVPNYDVYSERNCIFASARVVLERKFNCTIFRFRKTHQHVNVTPCCDPDIMIGAYSLNLAQKIKRQSAGCPIDCIVNDYNLYSTPSQLYLGDQDEFFEGHKNGEHVVYSAIHFFYPSFSYTVIKNHPQRLVKWLSDVGSNMSLYLGASFVTLLEFIVLVLRCARFAFQN from the exons ATGGGATTTAATAAAACCATGGGCAGCTATCTGGCGTTAACACTTTCACCGATGTTGGCTTCACGTTCACTGCGGAAAGACATGAAGAGACGTCAAGAATTAGAAATAATTTACAATGTATTGATGGAGAATAGGACTATCCACGATGTCTACGAAAGAGCAACCCTTAA ATGCGAAAATATCATCCTTGGCTGCACCCACGATGTTACTTCTTACAACAGCTTTCAgtgctgtcagaaaattttcGGCAATCGGACCTACGTCACTGACTTGGCTACGATGTGCGTTTCCACGGCAAAACAGCAACCTCTTGAAGAGATATTTGCGTCGCAGATTTATGGCCTGACTGTTTACCTCAAAACAAATACTCACGACCGATTCG AGTTTGATTCGACCATCGTTACGAGCAATGTTGCATCACGACGCGGCTTACTTTATGCCGTGTCCGATCCGATCACGGCCGTCAATCCCATCGTTTCAGCAGCTGGGCATTACATGGCACCAG GCAAATGGGCTGGTGTTTCCATCTCTTTCACAAGG ACAGACAATTCGGAATTGCAAACGGGCATCTTATCGCCATACTCTTGCGTGCCATCTGGAACGACTAGTCACTCGCACTTGGTACCCAACTATGACGTTTACAGCGAAAGAAATTGCATCTTCGCCTCGGCTCGAGTTGTCCTCGAAAGGAAATTTAATTGCACCATTTTCCGTTTTCGTAAAACTCACCAACACG TAAACGTTACTCCGTGCTGCGATCCTGATATTATGATAGGCGCCTATTCATTGAACCTTGCACAGAAAATCAAGAGACAGTCTGCCG GTTGTCCAATAGATTGCATTGTCAATGATTACAACTTGTATTCAACTCCGTCGCAACTTTATTTGGGCGATCAGGATGAGTTTTTCGAAGGACATAAAAACGGTGAACATGTTGTGTACAGCGCTATTCACTTCTTCTATCCGTCTTTCAGTTATACGGTGATCAAGAACCATCCACAACGTCTCGTCAAGTGGCTGA GTGACGTCGGCAGCAACATGAGCCTCTATCTCGGAGCTAGTTTTGTTACGCTTTTAGAATTCATCGTTCTTGTTTTGCGTTGCGCTCGGTTTGCGTTTCAGAAttag
- the LOC116928314 gene encoding ribulose-phosphate 3-epimerase produces the protein MSGHTLPCCKIGPSILCADLSCLADECRKMIHSGADYLHLDVMDGHFVPNLTFGHPVVKCLRPKMPDIYFDMHMMVQNPEKWVESMADAGANQYTFHVEACEDIPALCRKIQESGMRVGVGLKPGTPVETILPYSDLFDVVLIMTVEPGFGGQSFMEDMMSKVQYLRTNFPYLDIEVDGGVGPNNIDVVAEAGANMIVSGTAITGASDPSQVIALLRNSVENAIQKSQLER, from the coding sequence ATGTCGGGACATACACTTCCATGTTGTAAAATTGGCCCTTCTATTCTCTGTGCTGATCTGTCCTGCCTAGCCGACGAGTGTCGCAAGATGATACACAGTGGAGCTGATTATCTTCATTTGGACGTCATGGATGGtcattttgttccaaaccTCACGTTTGGACATCCCGTCGTCAAATGTCTGAGACCAAAAATGCCAGATATTTACTTTGACATGCACATGATGGTGCAAAATCCAGAGAAATGGGTTGAGAGCATGGCTGACGCTGGGGCTAATCAGTACACATTCCACGTTGAAGCCTGTGAAGACATTCCAGCATTATGCCGAAAAATACAAGAATCTGGAATGAGAGTGGGTGTAGGCTTAAAGCCTGGAACACCTGTTGAAACCATTTTACCCTACTCGGATCTTTTTGACGTGGTTTTGATAATGACAGTCGAACCAGGATTTGGAGGTCAATCTTTCATGGAAGACATGATGAGTAAGGTCCAATATCTGAGGACAAATTTTCCATATCTAGACATTGAAGTTGATGGTGGAGTTGGACCCAACAACATTGATGTTGTGGCTGAAGCAGGTGCAAACATGATTGTTTCAGGAACAGCAATCACCGGTGCATCAGACCCATCACAAGTGATTGCTCTACTAAGAAATTCAGTGGAGAATGCAATTCAAAAATCTCAGCTTGAACGCTGA
- the LOC123466319 gene encoding uncharacterized protein LOC123466319 isoform X1, with the protein MCPDCSDEIDSMGVGKNLKGFSNRLGTGCKAEEASLGDSGELADLVKSTNMPKLVLNSGKNSKKGWSWYRTPSTEAVEGKDPSPFEIWRKFVRTTTGHGFARIVDTNEHWQLRVFWAIVVLLLVAGLLISVFIISYESLVVRGLQREFIVQYNNTMYLPDIHICDTSLFSRSALESMGFNKTMGSYLALTLSPMLASRSLRKDMKRRQELEIIYNVLMENRTIHDVYERATLKCENIILGCTHDVTSYNSFQCCQKIFGNRTYVTDLATMCVSTAKQQPLEEIFASQIYGLTVYLKTNTHDRFEFDSTIVTSNVASRRGLLYAVSDPITAVNPIVSAAGHYMAPGKWAGVSISFTRTDNSELQTGILSPYSCVPSGTTSHSHLVPNYDVYSERNCIFASARVVLERKFNCTIFRFRKTHQHVNVTPCCDPDIMIGAYSLNLAQKIKRQSAGCPIDCIVNDYNLYSTPSQLYLGDQDEFFEGHKNGEHVVYSAIHFFYPSFSYTVIKNHPQRLVKWLSDVGSNMSLYLGASFVTLLEFIVLVLRCARFAFQN; encoded by the exons ATGTGTCCCGATTGCTCGGATGAAATAGACTCGATGGGCGTTGGCAAAAATCTTAAAGGTTTCAGCAATCGGTTGGGCACCGGTTGTAAAGCAGAAGAAGCTTCTCTCGGCGATAGCGGTGAGTTGGCGGACCTGGTTAAGTCTACGAACATGCCAAAGCTCGTACTGAATTCTGGCAAGAATTCCAAGAAAGGTTGGTCATGGTATAGAACTCCATCAACGGAAGCAGTTGAAGGCAAAGATCCATCACCGTTTGAAATCTGGAGGAAGTTTGTACGCACAACAACCGGACACGGTTTCGCTCGGATCGTGGATACGAACGAACACTGGCAGCTGAGAGTCTTTTGGGCGATAGTTGTCCTTTTACTAGTCGCTGGATTGTTAATATCCGTTTTCATCATCAGCTACGAATCACTGGTGGTCCGAGGATTGCAAAGAGAGTTCATCGTCCAGTACAACAATACGATGTACTTGCCAGATATCCACATTTGCGACACGTCACTCTTCAGCCGCTCTGCACTCGAAT CTATGGGATTTAATAAAACCATGGGCAGCTATCTGGCGTTAACACTTTCACCGATGTTGGCTTCACGTTCACTGCGGAAAGACATGAAGAGACGTCAAGAATTAGAAATAATTTACAATGTATTGATGGAGAATAGGACTATCCACGATGTCTACGAAAGAGCAACCCTTAA ATGCGAAAATATCATCCTTGGCTGCACCCACGATGTTACTTCTTACAACAGCTTTCAgtgctgtcagaaaattttcGGCAATCGGACCTACGTCACTGACTTGGCTACGATGTGCGTTTCCACGGCAAAACAGCAACCTCTTGAAGAGATATTTGCGTCGCAGATTTATGGCCTGACTGTTTACCTCAAAACAAATACTCACGACCGATTCG AGTTTGATTCGACCATCGTTACGAGCAATGTTGCATCACGACGCGGCTTACTTTATGCCGTGTCCGATCCGATCACGGCCGTCAATCCCATCGTTTCAGCAGCTGGGCATTACATGGCACCAG GCAAATGGGCTGGTGTTTCCATCTCTTTCACAAGG ACAGACAATTCGGAATTGCAAACGGGCATCTTATCGCCATACTCTTGCGTGCCATCTGGAACGACTAGTCACTCGCACTTGGTACCCAACTATGACGTTTACAGCGAAAGAAATTGCATCTTCGCCTCGGCTCGAGTTGTCCTCGAAAGGAAATTTAATTGCACCATTTTCCGTTTTCGTAAAACTCACCAACACG TAAACGTTACTCCGTGCTGCGATCCTGATATTATGATAGGCGCCTATTCATTGAACCTTGCACAGAAAATCAAGAGACAGTCTGCCG GTTGTCCAATAGATTGCATTGTCAATGATTACAACTTGTATTCAACTCCGTCGCAACTTTATTTGGGCGATCAGGATGAGTTTTTCGAAGGACATAAAAACGGTGAACATGTTGTGTACAGCGCTATTCACTTCTTCTATCCGTCTTTCAGTTATACGGTGATCAAGAACCATCCACAACGTCTCGTCAAGTGGCTGA GTGACGTCGGCAGCAACATGAGCCTCTATCTCGGAGCTAGTTTTGTTACGCTTTTAGAATTCATCGTTCTTGTTTTGCGTTGCGCTCGGTTTGCGTTTCAGAAttag
- the LOC116928321 gene encoding glycine-rich protein 23: MGQEVLLLVHPNAKILFVCLLLVITIATVSARPQFFPAESVESTEDDEIEGRHFFHRRPYNHRRPFTGHRPFVGPFSSFSGGGLPNSGPFSPGVGNFGPSGQFFGPNIGGGAATALGFANTGNGGGSAIGFGSAGNGGGQATGVGIAQAPLGGFGMGVGLAVATPFGNIAQGQGFSLG; the protein is encoded by the exons ATGGGTCAAGAAGTGCTTCTACTCGTTCATCCAAATGCAAAG ATCTTGTTCGTATGTTTGCTCTTAGTTATTACCATTGCAACAGTCTCGGCAAGACCCCAGTTCTTTCCGGCGGAATCGGTTGAGAGCACAGAGGATGACGAAATCGAAGGAAGACATTTTTTCCACCGTCGTCCTTATAACCACAGACGGCCTTTCACAGGACATCGTCCATTTGTAGGCCCTTTCAGTTCTTTCTCCGGTGGAGGCCTACCTAACAGTGGCCCGTTCTCACCAGGTGTCGGAAATTTTGGACCAAGCGGCCAGTTCTTCGGACCAA ATATTGGAGGGGGTGCAGCGACGGCTCTCGGATTTGCTAACACAGGAAACGGAGGAGGTTCGGCAATTGGTTTTGGATCGGCAGGAAACGGCGGAGGACAAGCCACTGGAGTCGGCATCGCTCAAGCACCTCTGGGCGGCTTTGGTATGGGAGTTGGTCTGGCAGTTGCCACGCCATTTGGAAACATAGCTCAGGGACAAGGATTTTCTTTAGGATAA